One window from the genome of Bacillus tianshenii encodes:
- a CDS encoding HAMP domain-containing methyl-accepting chemotaxis protein: MKQIRFYQGLRFKFIIALVLVLFFNAAISKFILDAIKATGVNLGIIGLLLNNSMNIIVATIMIALMLEYFVIKPVKNITHSINEFDNGHKETRVELKGNNEISLLRERVNTLFDNIQAFENNQEQQLTIVEDKSNQVSDNVSKMRNNMQTFNTVFTELSAKAEEQLAVYQETNTSADMIQQNMSSTSSDLEKLYISFEEMQQSSKQGMQQIEHSTEMINNAAQGALASKEEIFDLSDEIRKINDIVNLIHDISDQTNLLALNASIEAARAGEHGKGFAVVAQEVRKLAENSAEATRNITERVTQILGNVEKIAITFDARVQKITQSSEEVKRMNQHFEEIISVIFSNSELVQTLNDNASGLMKATKEISGAMEEVSKQTDESTQQMIHMNEAITEQLKQVDQVHQSMKQLKESFDQSKSA, encoded by the coding sequence TTGAAACAAATTCGTTTCTATCAGGGGCTTAGGTTTAAATTTATTATTGCATTAGTACTAGTTTTATTCTTTAATGCTGCGATTTCGAAGTTTATTTTAGATGCGATTAAAGCCACTGGAGTGAATCTTGGGATTATTGGGTTACTCTTAAATAATTCGATGAATATCATTGTGGCAACGATTATGATTGCATTAATGCTTGAATACTTCGTCATTAAGCCGGTTAAAAACATTACACACTCGATCAATGAATTTGATAACGGTCACAAAGAGACAAGGGTCGAGTTAAAAGGAAACAATGAAATTTCTTTACTTCGTGAACGAGTTAACACATTGTTTGATAACATCCAAGCATTTGAGAACAATCAAGAGCAACAATTAACCATTGTAGAAGACAAATCTAATCAAGTGTCCGATAATGTTTCGAAAATGCGTAATAATATGCAAACATTTAATACGGTCTTTACAGAATTATCTGCAAAGGCGGAAGAGCAGCTTGCCGTCTACCAAGAAACAAACACGTCTGCAGATATGATTCAACAAAATATGTCCTCTACTTCAAGTGACTTAGAAAAGCTTTACATATCATTTGAGGAAATGCAGCAATCATCAAAGCAAGGAATGCAACAAATCGAACATTCGACAGAGATGATTAACAATGCAGCTCAAGGAGCGCTTGCTTCAAAAGAAGAAATCTTTGATCTTTCTGATGAAATCCGAAAAATCAATGACATCGTTAATTTAATACATGATATTTCGGATCAAACGAACCTTCTTGCATTAAATGCTTCCATTGAAGCAGCACGAGCTGGGGAGCATGGAAAAGGTTTTGCAGTTGTTGCACAAGAAGTGCGCAAGCTTGCGGAAAATTCAGCTGAGGCGACACGAAATATTACAGAACGTGTGACACAAATACTTGGCAATGTGGAAAAGATCGCAATAACCTTTGATGCGCGTGTGCAAAAGATTACCCAAAGCTCAGAAGAAGTGAAGCGGATGAATCAGCATTTTGAAGAAATTATTTCGGTTATCTTTTCAAACTCTGAACTTGTGCAGACTTTAAATGACAATGCTTCCGGCTTAATGAAGGCGACGAAGGAAATATCAGGGGCCATGGAAGAAGTATCAAAGCAAACAGATGAATCGACACAACAAATGATTCATATGAACGAAGCGATTACTGAACAATTGAAACAAGTGGACCAAGTTCACCAATCAATGAAGCAATTGAAGGAATCATTTGATCAAAGCAAAAGTGCCTGA
- the aspS gene encoding aspartate--tRNA ligase, producing MSKAYGRTHYCGDLREEHVGEKVQLKGWVQKRRDLGGLIFLDLRDRSGIVQVVFNPEISEEALKIAETIRSEFVLNIEGEVLARDPKTYNDKIDTGKIEVQANDVTILNKAKTTPFLVDDEDVSEELRLKYRYIDLRRAEMQETFKLRHRVTKTIRDFLDEETFLEVETPMLTKSTPEGARDYLVPSRVHDGKFYALPQSPQLFKQLLMVSGFDRYYQIARCFRDEDLRADRQPEFTQVDIETSFMDQEQLLAMMEKMMGRVMKESKGLDIQAPFPRMTYDEAMARYGSDKPDTRFGMELIEVSEIVKESGFKVFAGAVNSGGQVKAINVKGAADKYSRKDIDKLTDFVKPYGAKGLAWLKADGESFSGPIAKFFGEEEVSALKQTLEAEEGDLLLFVADTKEVVAHSLGALRVKLGKDLELIDQTKFNFLWITDWPLLEFDPEAGRYFAAHHPFTMPVREDLQYLDDKPEKVRAQAYDLVLNGYELGGGSLRIYEREIQERMLKLLGFSEEEAREQFGFLLDAFEYGTPPHGGIAFGLDRLVMILAGRTNLRDTIAFPKTANASCLLTEAPGDVSTDQLLDLNLQIRL from the coding sequence ATGTCAAAAGCATATGGCAGAACACATTATTGTGGAGACTTAAGAGAAGAGCATGTAGGTGAGAAGGTTCAATTAAAAGGATGGGTACAAAAGCGCCGTGACCTTGGCGGCTTAATTTTTCTAGATTTGCGTGACCGTTCAGGAATTGTTCAAGTTGTCTTTAACCCAGAAATTTCTGAGGAAGCATTAAAGATTGCAGAAACAATCCGCAGTGAATTTGTTCTTAATATTGAAGGGGAAGTGCTTGCACGTGACCCGAAAACATACAATGACAAAATTGATACAGGCAAAATTGAAGTTCAAGCAAATGATGTAACGATTTTAAATAAGGCAAAAACAACGCCGTTTCTTGTGGATGATGAAGACGTTTCAGAAGAGCTTCGTCTAAAATATCGTTATATTGACTTACGTCGTGCTGAAATGCAAGAAACGTTCAAGCTTCGTCACCGCGTAACGAAAACAATTCGTGATTTCCTAGATGAAGAGACTTTCTTAGAAGTTGAAACACCAATGTTAACGAAGAGTACGCCAGAGGGTGCACGTGACTACCTAGTGCCAAGCCGTGTGCATGATGGAAAGTTCTATGCATTGCCACAGTCCCCACAGCTTTTCAAGCAGCTGTTAATGGTTTCTGGTTTCGACCGTTATTATCAAATTGCACGTTGCTTCCGTGATGAAGATTTACGTGCTGACCGCCAGCCGGAATTTACTCAAGTCGACATCGAAACATCTTTCATGGACCAAGAGCAGCTTCTTGCAATGATGGAAAAAATGATGGGACGTGTCATGAAGGAATCAAAAGGTCTTGACATCCAAGCACCATTCCCGCGTATGACATATGACGAAGCAATGGCACGATATGGCTCTGATAAGCCTGATACACGCTTTGGTATGGAGCTTATTGAAGTATCAGAAATCGTGAAAGAATCAGGCTTCAAAGTCTTTGCAGGTGCAGTAAACAGCGGTGGTCAAGTAAAAGCGATCAATGTAAAAGGTGCTGCTGATAAATATTCTCGTAAAGATATTGATAAGCTGACAGACTTCGTAAAACCATACGGTGCAAAAGGTCTTGCATGGCTGAAAGCTGATGGTGAAAGCTTCAGTGGTCCAATTGCGAAATTCTTCGGTGAAGAAGAAGTTTCAGCTCTTAAACAAACACTTGAAGCAGAAGAAGGCGACCTATTATTATTTGTAGCGGATACGAAAGAAGTTGTTGCACACAGCCTTGGTGCATTGCGCGTTAAGCTTGGAAAAGACCTTGAGCTAATCGATCAAACGAAATTCAACTTCCTATGGATTACAGATTGGCCGCTTCTTGAATTCGATCCTGAAGCAGGCCGCTACTTTGCAGCACACCACCCGTTTACAATGCCGGTGCGTGAAGATCTTCAATATCTAGATGACAAGCCAGAGAAGGTTCGCGCGCAAGCCTATGACCTTGTGTTAAACGGTTACGAGCTTGGCGGTGGTTCATTGCGTATCTATGAACGCGAGATTCAAGAGCGCATGCTGAAGTTACTTGGATTCAGTGAAGAAGAGGCTCGTGAGCAATTTGGCTTCCTTCTTGATGCATTTGAATATGGTACACCACCACACGGCGGTATTGCCTTTGGTCTTGACCGTTTAGTGATGATTCTTGCAGGTCGTACAAATCTTCGCGATACAATTGCATTCCCGAAAACAGCGAATGCAAGCTGCCTGTTAACAGAAGCTCCTGGCGATGTAAGTACCGATCAATTGCTTGATTTAAACCTACAAATTCGTCTTTAA
- a CDS encoding SH3 domain-containing protein — protein sequence MFRQSIAIAFSCILIFSLVFTSAHTAEAKQAKIAGDTVIVRDKPGLNGDILTKVHKGDTYEILGEQQDWVKIKLDNGKIGWVASWLVKKTEAAPSNGNWVSSNVDSLRVRKGPGLQYEAIGYMNPGKSFKQIASVEDWVKIQYNNSEGWAAARFITNSAATPSSTAVSNKSASVAVPTLNVRKTPDSSSTLVGQLKNGQSLSIMDEKNGWYHIKAGSVSGWVAAKYTNTKQASSKPSQTTSSGKVKVSVPTLNIRKQPNTNSEITGSLKQGEIVSYSSNQNGWYQVNSNNRAGWIFGKFVTEQGQTATKAESGQTKVVTATILNIRKGPAISTSIIGQLSASDKVTVIATDGKWSKVSTGNGTGWVYNEFLSDSLPEKKPITETIQILNAGTNLRSKPSLTASIVDQASKGETFHAVKENKDWYKVQLKNGQTAYVAAWIVSSASNAKKHTDPSNPLKGKTIVIDPGHGGRDGGYGRQW from the coding sequence TTGTTTAGACAAAGTATTGCTATTGCTTTTTCGTGCATACTTATTTTTTCACTTGTATTCACTTCAGCACATACGGCAGAAGCCAAGCAAGCAAAAATCGCTGGCGACACAGTTATCGTTCGAGATAAACCAGGGTTAAATGGTGACATTCTCACAAAAGTTCACAAAGGTGATACATATGAAATCCTCGGTGAACAGCAAGATTGGGTTAAAATCAAGTTAGATAATGGAAAAATCGGCTGGGTTGCATCATGGCTCGTAAAAAAAACGGAAGCAGCTCCGTCTAATGGCAATTGGGTAAGCAGTAATGTGGACTCTCTGCGGGTTCGCAAAGGACCGGGTCTTCAATACGAAGCGATCGGTTATATGAATCCAGGAAAATCCTTTAAACAAATAGCTTCTGTAGAGGATTGGGTCAAAATTCAATACAACAATTCAGAAGGCTGGGCAGCCGCACGCTTTATAACAAATAGTGCCGCAACACCATCAAGCACTGCAGTAAGCAACAAAAGCGCTAGTGTAGCCGTACCGACATTAAACGTACGTAAAACTCCTGATTCATCAAGCACGCTTGTCGGTCAATTAAAAAATGGTCAATCTCTAAGTATCATGGATGAGAAAAATGGTTGGTATCACATTAAAGCCGGAAGTGTAAGCGGCTGGGTTGCTGCAAAGTATACAAATACAAAACAAGCTAGTTCAAAACCAAGCCAAACGACTTCCTCTGGGAAGGTGAAAGTAAGTGTTCCAACCCTTAACATTCGAAAACAGCCAAACACGAATAGTGAAATTACTGGAAGCCTTAAACAAGGAGAAATTGTATCATACTCTTCAAACCAAAATGGCTGGTACCAAGTAAATTCAAACAATCGAGCAGGTTGGATTTTCGGAAAGTTTGTAACAGAACAGGGACAAACTGCAACCAAAGCAGAATCTGGGCAAACAAAAGTCGTAACCGCAACGATTTTAAATATCCGAAAAGGACCAGCTATTTCAACATCGATTATTGGTCAGCTTAGTGCGTCTGATAAAGTAACTGTCATTGCGACAGATGGTAAGTGGAGTAAGGTTTCAACTGGTAATGGTACTGGCTGGGTTTACAACGAGTTTTTAAGTGACTCATTGCCGGAGAAAAAACCAATAACAGAAACAATTCAAATCTTAAATGCAGGTACGAACCTACGCAGCAAGCCGTCCTTAACCGCATCTATTGTAGACCAAGCAAGTAAGGGCGAAACGTTCCATGCAGTAAAAGAAAACAAAGACTGGTATAAGGTCCAGCTTAAGAACGGTCAAACTGCTTATGTTGCAGCTTGGATTGTATCAAGTGCATCAAATGCAAAGAAACATACAGATCCTTCTAATCCATTGAAGGGAAAAACAATCGTCATCGATCCAGGCCACGGCGGCCGCGACGGGGGGTACGGCCGGCAGTGGTGA
- a CDS encoding tRNA threonylcarbamoyladenosine dehydratase — protein MLHQFSRNELAFGKEGLELLKNKSIAVLGIGGVGSFSVEALARSGVGRLILVDKDDVDITNVNRQLHALLSTVGQPKADLMKERIKDINPECEVISLKMFYTEETYEEFFSYKPDYVIDASDTISYKIHLMKECLQREIPIISSMGAANKMDPTRFQIADISKTHTDPIARVVRQRLRKEGIRKGIPVVFSDESPIRIREDIRKEIVPDEDTSIRKAKLPPASNAFVPSAAGLIMAAHVVSEILEGVTIERKA, from the coding sequence ATGCTGCATCAATTTTCTCGTAATGAACTTGCCTTCGGTAAAGAAGGGTTAGAACTTTTGAAAAATAAATCAATTGCTGTACTCGGTATCGGCGGCGTCGGTTCCTTTTCAGTGGAAGCTTTAGCAAGAAGCGGTGTTGGCCGTTTGATTCTTGTGGATAAAGATGATGTTGATATTACAAATGTAAATCGTCAGCTGCATGCCTTGCTATCGACAGTTGGACAGCCAAAGGCTGATTTGATGAAAGAACGAATTAAAGACATTAACCCCGAATGTGAAGTTATTTCACTAAAAATGTTTTACACAGAAGAGACATATGAAGAATTCTTTTCTTATAAGCCGGATTATGTGATCGATGCATCTGATACCATTTCATATAAAATTCACTTGATGAAAGAATGTCTTCAACGTGAAATTCCGATTATTTCAAGTATGGGTGCTGCGAATAAGATGGACCCGACTCGCTTTCAAATTGCGGATATTTCTAAAACGCACACGGACCCAATTGCTCGCGTCGTGCGCCAGCGGCTGCGAAAGGAAGGCATTCGCAAAGGAATTCCTGTTGTCTTCTCTGATGAAAGCCCAATTCGTATTCGCGAAGATATTCGCAAAGAAATTGTCCCGGATGAAGATACATCGATTCGAAAAGCAAAGTTACCACCAGCTTCAAATGCCTTTGTGCCATCAGCAGCTGGTCTGATTATGGCAGCACATGTCGTAAGTGAGATCTTAGAAGGCGTAACAATTGAAAGAAAAGCATAG
- the hisS gene encoding histidine--tRNA ligase yields MAIQIPRGTQDILPGDVEIWQYIEKIVREQCELYQYKEIRTPIFEHTELFQRGVGDTTDIVQKEMYTFKDRGDRSITLRPEGTASTVRSFVENKLFGLPQQPTKLFYIGPMFRYERPQAGRMRQFHQFGVEALGSNDPAIDSEVVALAMNIYQSLGLQRLKLVINSLGDDESRTAHRNALVEHFKPRIGEFCSDCQERLEKNPLRILDCKKDSDHELMGTAPAILDYLNDDSRAYFEKVKAYLEAMNIDFVVDPTLVRGLDYYNHTTFEIMSDAEGFGAITTLAGGGRYNGLVEDIGGPETPGIGFAFGIERVLLALKAESVDLPIEQAIDCYVIALGEKAETKAVELLNELRKSGVKAEKDYQGKKMKAQFKSANRLAAKYTAVLGENELEQQVINVKNMDSGEQEEVALDQFIAYMTKTIGE; encoded by the coding sequence ATGGCAATTCAAATTCCACGTGGAACGCAAGATATTCTACCTGGTGATGTTGAAATTTGGCAATATATTGAGAAGATAGTTCGCGAGCAATGCGAACTCTATCAATACAAAGAAATTCGTACACCGATTTTTGAGCACACTGAATTATTTCAGCGTGGTGTCGGTGATACAACAGACATCGTTCAGAAAGAAATGTACACATTTAAAGACCGGGGTGATCGCAGTATTACACTTCGTCCAGAAGGTACTGCATCAACCGTTCGTTCCTTTGTAGAAAACAAATTATTCGGACTGCCACAGCAGCCGACAAAGTTATTTTACATAGGACCGATGTTCCGTTATGAACGTCCACAAGCAGGCCGTATGCGCCAATTTCACCAATTTGGTGTGGAGGCACTCGGCAGTAATGACCCTGCAATTGATTCAGAGGTAGTGGCGCTTGCAATGAACATCTACCAATCACTTGGCTTACAACGCTTGAAGCTTGTTATTAACAGCCTTGGTGATGATGAGAGTCGCACAGCACATCGTAATGCGCTTGTTGAACACTTCAAGCCGCGTATCGGGGAGTTCTGCTCAGATTGTCAGGAGCGCCTTGAGAAGAATCCGCTACGAATCTTAGATTGTAAGAAGGACAGTGACCATGAACTAATGGGAACGGCTCCTGCTATTCTGGATTATTTAAATGACGACTCACGTGCGTATTTTGAAAAAGTAAAGGCGTATCTTGAGGCAATGAATATTGACTTTGTCGTTGATCCAACGCTTGTTCGTGGACTTGATTATTACAATCATACAACATTTGAAATTATGAGTGATGCAGAAGGGTTTGGTGCGATTACGACCCTTGCTGGCGGCGGCCGTTATAACGGGCTCGTCGAAGATATCGGCGGACCTGAAACACCTGGTATTGGGTTTGCTTTTGGTATCGAGCGTGTCTTATTGGCGCTAAAAGCAGAAAGTGTCGATCTTCCAATAGAACAGGCGATTGACTGCTACGTAATCGCTCTTGGTGAGAAAGCTGAAACAAAAGCAGTAGAATTACTCAATGAACTGCGTAAGTCAGGCGTGAAAGCAGAGAAGGATTATCAAGGTAAGAAGATGAAAGCACAATTCAAATCCGCTAACCGCCTAGCAGCAAAATATACCGCAGTGCTTGGTGAGAATGAGCTTGAACAACAAGTGATTAACGTGAAAAATATGGATTCAGGTGAACAAGAAGAGGTTGCTTTAGACCAATTCATCGCATATATGACAAAAACAATTGGGGAATGA
- a CDS encoding replication-associated recombination protein A translates to MLKKPLAYRMRPKQLEDIIGQEHLVSKDKILYRMVKTKHLSSMILYGPPGIGKTSIATAIAGSTNSAFRTLNAVIHNKKDMQAVVEEAKMSNHLILILDEVHRLDKSKQDFLLPHLESGLITLIGATTVNPYHSINPAIRSRCQIFELEPLAPTDIEKAILRALEDEKNGLGKKNVQIKDEALTGLAELCGGDVRSALNALELAVLSTDPDEEGIIHLSKPTIEECIQKKTFTHDKQGDAHYDVLSAFQKSIRGSDVNAALHYLARLIEAGDLQSISRRLLVIAYEDIGLAHPSAGQRTLAAIETCERIGFPEARIPLANAVIELCLAPKSNSAYKAIDAALSDIRSGKIGDVPAHLKDTHYKGAAELGRGIEYKYPHDFENGWVEQQYLPTPIRNRVYYEPKTTGKFEQGLSKIYNNLIKKFK, encoded by the coding sequence ATGCTGAAAAAACCGTTAGCATACCGGATGCGTCCGAAACAGCTTGAAGATATTATCGGGCAGGAACATCTCGTTTCAAAAGATAAAATTTTATATCGAATGGTGAAAACGAAACATCTCTCATCGATGATCCTTTATGGACCGCCTGGAATTGGCAAAACATCGATCGCCACTGCGATTGCAGGCAGTACAAACTCTGCTTTCCGCACGTTAAATGCAGTCATTCATAATAAAAAAGATATGCAGGCAGTCGTTGAAGAAGCAAAGATGTCAAATCATTTAATTTTAATTCTTGATGAAGTGCATCGTTTAGATAAAAGCAAGCAAGATTTCTTACTACCGCACCTTGAAAGCGGCTTAATTACATTAATTGGCGCAACAACTGTAAATCCTTATCACTCGATCAACCCTGCAATACGAAGCAGGTGCCAAATCTTCGAACTTGAACCACTTGCACCGACAGATATCGAAAAAGCAATACTACGTGCATTAGAGGATGAAAAGAACGGCTTAGGAAAAAAGAATGTTCAAATCAAGGATGAGGCGCTAACAGGGCTTGCTGAGCTATGCGGCGGAGACGTCCGCAGTGCACTAAACGCCCTTGAGTTAGCTGTGCTTTCAACTGATCCAGATGAAGAAGGGATCATTCACCTAAGCAAACCGACAATCGAGGAATGCATTCAGAAGAAAACCTTCACACACGACAAGCAAGGTGATGCGCATTATGATGTCCTATCCGCATTTCAAAAATCGATCCGCGGCAGCGATGTGAATGCGGCTCTTCATTATTTAGCCCGGTTGATTGAAGCAGGCGACTTACAAAGTATAAGCCGCCGCTTGCTTGTCATCGCTTATGAAGATATTGGACTTGCCCACCCGTCCGCTGGTCAGCGTACACTTGCAGCAATTGAGACGTGCGAACGAATTGGTTTTCCTGAAGCACGTATTCCACTTGCAAATGCAGTCATCGAGCTTTGTCTTGCACCAAAATCTAATTCCGCCTATAAAGCAATCGATGCTGCGCTTTCTGACATTCGTTCTGGGAAAATCGGTGATGTACCTGCACACTTGAAAGATACACATTATAAAGGCGCAGCAGAACTTGGACGAGGTATAGAATACAAATATCCGCATGACTTCGAGAACGGCTGGGTTGAGCAGCAATACTTGCCTACCCCAATTCGAAACCGTGTCTATTACGAACCAAAAACAACCGGAAAGTTCGAACAAGGCTTAAGCAAAATCTATAACAACTTAATAAAGAAATTCAAATAA
- a CDS encoding N-acetylmuramoyl-L-alanine amidase, whose translation MKSALSLASKLKQNGANVILTRSDDRYITLNYRVDISHYYDADAFLSLHYDSTGDKSVNGIGSFYYSKQKDYPLAEAIQRSLIQQTGHTDRQARYGNYHVLRENRQPAALIELGFLSNANEEAIIKTNDFQSKAVEGIYKGLVNFFKQS comes from the coding sequence TTGAAGTCAGCATTATCGCTCGCAAGTAAGCTTAAACAAAACGGTGCCAATGTGATTTTAACGAGAAGTGATGACAGGTACATCACCTTAAACTACCGCGTTGACATCTCGCACTATTATGATGCAGATGCTTTTCTAAGTTTGCATTATGACAGTACCGGAGATAAGAGTGTGAATGGAATCGGCTCTTTCTACTACAGCAAGCAGAAAGACTATCCGCTAGCTGAAGCGATTCAACGTTCACTTATACAGCAAACTGGACACACAGACAGACAGGCACGGTATGGAAATTACCACGTGCTGCGCGAAAACCGCCAACCTGCTGCTTTAATTGAACTAGGGTTCTTATCAAATGCAAATGAAGAAGCCATTATAAAAACAAATGACTTTCAATCAAAAGCAGTAGAAGGCATTTATAAAGGACTGGTGAATTTCTTCAAACAGTCCTAA
- a CDS encoding RsfA family transcriptional regulator, which yields MKVRQDAWSHEDDLILAETVLRHVREGSTQLKAFEEVGSHLHRTAAACGFRWNSEVRQKYDQAMEIAKKQRKEKQRSEGKQFAIVEMQEEPQENIQEITSTESTTGTLTIDTAISYLTRLKVDGNHLNRQEKELLQLQTENEALQQKRTSLQKKLDTLTVKHKAIQEDYQSLIGIMDRARQLVFHTPAPAQSNEQQA from the coding sequence ATGAAAGTTCGTCAAGATGCATGGTCACATGAAGATGATTTAATTTTAGCTGAAACCGTTTTACGTCATGTCCGCGAAGGAAGCACCCAACTGAAAGCATTTGAAGAAGTAGGTTCGCACTTACATCGCACAGCAGCAGCCTGCGGGTTTCGCTGGAACTCAGAAGTTCGTCAAAAATATGATCAAGCAATGGAAATTGCAAAAAAACAGCGTAAAGAAAAGCAGCGCAGTGAGGGAAAACAGTTTGCGATTGTTGAGATGCAGGAGGAGCCGCAAGAAAATATCCAAGAAATTACATCAACAGAAAGCACAACAGGGACACTCACGATTGATACAGCGATCTCCTACCTTACTCGCCTTAAAGTGGACGGTAATCACTTAAATCGTCAAGAAAAAGAGCTACTACAACTGCAAACAGAAAATGAAGCATTACAGCAAAAACGTACATCTCTTCAAAAGAAATTGGATACATTAACGGTTAAACATAAAGCGATCCAAGAAGATTATCAGTCATTAATCGGGATTATGGACCGTGCGCGACAGCTCGTTTTCCATACACCGGCTCCTGCTCAATCTAATGAACAACAAGCTTAA